A single window of Channa argus isolate prfri chromosome 12, Channa argus male v1.0, whole genome shotgun sequence DNA harbors:
- the LOC137137382 gene encoding protein mono-ADP-ribosyltransferase PARP15-like isoform X2 — protein sequence MKILERSVPTRKELPIVEKQLKLVEEEFIREMRADYPEVKMLISNTMIILEGPDKDVQSGATKLDELMKKVMVKKLKLSTDLVTFIKSTDVVSKYQTRFQQSLRNPVALEVGSDLVLSSLSSGALDEAEAAVLRDLSVSTVQLHGAAAVSPDLDTLKEILIKAKNKANSREVRVDVSFMPGISGTTMTKVRIVGYSDNVNKLKEVLQDYQINQVETQEVLNMSPELVDCFDKILDLIGMKQTKVTLKASQFPYPCVLISGPRFLVQKTRAELNKAITSLTTDTLVLDGPGAQRYFQAEGKTNKEFVESSCQVIIKEQQTVKTKQRSMSSPSPISRTPRPSTSRGRCNTVGSMVVNNTKLEIKVGSLEDEQANVLVVPMLNKQLSSTKIGSCLLSKAGGLITSKFDREAAKCILAPGDVLQVDGPPSLGCSKIYFIECLPWDGARGQSVQALDNGMKRCLDLCVQQGWCSVAFPVIGPGVVLKYPLREAIQVLSDKIRQFGLSASSRSLTSIHVVIKPGYPDSEECYHEAYRHLSLNMNHGDQVIFRSLTSDLDVITITIGGGVKLQVVFGDITNETTDGIVNTTDFINFNDVGVCKDILTVAGPEVEAELKGAKVNRGQIFVSLAGSFPCKAILHVCGEKDAGIIEKLMCDIIQHCEVFDLQSVAIPAICAGAGGMDPGVVAGAIIRGLKTATSTPLHCLTDIRLVLIKIDVFLAFKEEAMQVFSTAAKIRVSELHLPYVQHQPLHANTDLSILHTSSTNLQSVFLFLGSRNNVATAMTKLKDLYQTQCSTQAFTTEQLEGLTQDDITNLKQLVETQGLYMQMDHSGNLIVSGLKDGVNQVTQSINVYIRECLKREMRVREEEDLYTRVVWCLLGANGNWERLPKTANYNLDNGDIAGEIVDAQGLLWTVDLSVMEATRQQSGQTAKLKRLENLPDFTLPLYWDNMAAGEAMKSVVLQSSSPEYRAVKEAFKRTVTKTVMKIERLQNLHLRRAYEALKKQISDKNVLLVGAGEKLLYHGTTQDNCDSIMKTGFNRSFAGQNATACGHGTYFAVNASYSANSRYAKPAADGSQLMFVARVLTGSYTVGQSTMKVPPPHNDQQPHDRYDSLVDKIDNPSMYVVFHDSQAYPDYLITFK from the exons atgaaaatCCTGGAAAGGAGTGTGCCCACCCGGAAGGAACTTCCAATTGTGGAGAAGCAGCTGAAACTGGTAGAAGAAGAGTTTATTCGAGAAATGCGTGCAGATTACCCAGAAGTTAAAATGCTCATATCTAACACCATGATCATCTTGGAGGGACCTGACAAGGATGTGCAGTCAGGAGCTACAAAACTTGATGAACTGATGAAAAAAGTAATGGTAAAGAAACTTAAGCTCTCTACTGATTTAGTAACCTTTATAAAATCCACTGATGTTGTCTCCAAGTACCAGACTCGCTTCCAGCAGAGCCTCAGAAATCCTGTTGCTCTGGAGGTGGGATCAGACCTGGTTCTTTCCAGTTTGTCCTCTGGTGCCCTGGATGAAGCTGAGGCAGCAGTACTCAGAGACCTGAGTGTGAGCACTGTGCAGCTGCACGGTGCTGCGGCTGTATCTCCAGATCTAGACACTCTGAAAGAAATCCTCATTAAAGCCAAGAACAAGGCAAACAGTCGAGAGGTCCGAGTGGACGTCAGCTTCATGCCAGGTATCAGTGGAACAACGATGACTAAGGTTCGAATTGTTGGCTACAGTGACAATGTGAACAAGCTTAAGGAAGTTCTGCAGGACTACCAGATAAACCAGGTTGAGACACAGGAGGTGCTGAACATGTCTCCTGAACTTGTTGACTGTTTTGATAAAATCTTAGACCTGATTGGGATGAAGCAGACCAAGGTGACGCTGAAAGCTTCACAATTTCCATATCCTTGTGTGCTCATTTCTGGGCCTCGTTTTTTGGTACAGAAGACCCGGGCGGAATTAAACAAAGCTATAACCAGTCTGACAACAGACACACTAGTTCTTGATGGACCAGGGGCTCAGCGATACTTCCAGGCAGAGGGTAAAACGAACAAGGAGTTCGTAGAGAGTTCCTGTCAGGTTATTATCAAGGAACAACAAACCGTGAAAACTAAACAACGAAGCATGAGCAGCCCCAGCCCCATCAGTAGGACACCCAGACCTTCCACCTCCAGAGGCCGTTGCAATACTGTTGGAAGCATGGTGGTCAACAACACAAAATTAGAGATCAAAGTTGGGAGTTTAGAGGATGAGCAG GCAAATGTATTGGTGGTCCCCATGCTCAACAAACAGCTTTCTTCTACAAAGATTGGTTCATGTCTGTTGAGTAAAGCAGGAGGGTTGATCACATCAAAGTTTGACAGAGAGGCAGCAAAATGTATCCTAGCCCCCGGTGATGTTCTGCAGGTTGATGGTCCTCCATCCCTGGGCTGTTCTAAAATCTATTTCATTGAGTGTCTCCCATGGGATGGAGCCAGAGGACAGAGTGTGCAG GCTCTCGATAATGGAATGAAGAGGTGTTTGGACCTCTGTGTACAGCAGGGCTGGTGCTCAGTGGCCTTTCCAGTCATCGGACCAGGGGTGGTTTTAAAATACCCACTAAGAGAAGCCATACAAGTGCTGTCAGACAAAATTCGACAGTTTGGATTATCTGCATCCTCTAGGTCTCTCACCAGCATCCATGTTGTTATTAAACCTGGCTATCCTGACTCTGAGGAG tgcTACCATGAGGCCTACAGACATCTAAGCTTAAACATGAACCACGGAGACCAAG TGATCTTCAGGTCCCTTACCAGTGATCTCGATGTGATCACCATAACCATCGGAGGCGGTGTTAAACTACAGGTGGTGTTTGGTGACATCACCAATGAGACTACAGATGGCATTGTGAACACGACTgactttattaattttaatgatG TTGGCGTGTGCAAAGATATTTTAACTGTGGCTGGACCTGAGGTGGAGGCAGAACTGAAAGGAG CAAAAGTGAACCGAGGACAGATTTTTGTTTCCCTGGCTGGATCATTTCCCTGTAAAGCCATTTTACATGTGTGTGGAGAAAAAGATGCAGGCATCATTGAAAAACTAATGTGTGACATAATTCAACATTGTGAAGTCTTTGATTTACAGTCTGTGGCCATTCCTGCCATCTGTGCTG GAGCTGGTGGGATGGACCCTGGTGTGGTGGCAGGAGCCATCATTCGAGGCTTAAAAACTGCCACATCCACTCCCCTTCACTGTCTCACTGACATCCGCCTTGTCCTGATTAAGATAGATGTGTTCCTGGCTTTTAAGGAGGAGGCAATGCAGGTGTTCTCCACAGCTGCAAAGATCAGAG TGTCAGAACTTCACTTGCCTTATGTACAACACCAACCgctgcatgcaaacacagaccTAAGTATCCTCCACACCAGTTCAACAAATCTACAGTCAGTCTTCCTGTTCCTGGGATCTAGAAACAATGTCGCCACTGCCATGACAAAGCTGAAAGATCTATATCAGACCCAGTGCTCCACACAAGCGTTTACAACGGAGCAACTGGAAGGCCTTACACAGGACGACATTACGAATCTGAAGCAGTTGGTGGAAACTCAAGGTCTGTACATGCAGATGGATCATTCTGGCAACTTAATTGTGAGTGGGTTAAAAGATGGGGTTAACCAAGTGACACAGTCAATTAATGTGTATATACGCGAATGCCTCAAAAGAGAGATGAGagtcagagaggaggaggatttGTACACACGTGTGGTTTGGTGCCTCCTGGGAGCTAATGGAAACTGGGAAAGACTCCCCAAAACAGCCAATTACAACCTGGACAATGGTGATATCGCAGGAGAGATAGTGGATGCTCAAGGCCTTTTGTGGACTGTGGATCTAAGTGTGATGGAGGCCACAAGACAGCAAAGTGGACAAACAGCAAAGTTGAAGAGACTTGAGAATCTACCAG aCTTCACTCTCCCTCTGTACTGGGACAACATGGCTGCTGGCGAGGCCATGAAGAGTGTTGTTCTGCAGTCTTCCTCTCCAGAGTACCGGGCAGTAAAGGAGGCATTCAAACGTACTGTCACCAAGACTGTGATGAAG ATCGAGCGTTTGCAGAACCTTCACCTACGTCGCGCCTATGAAGCACTGAAGAAGCAAATTTCTGATAAGAATGTACTGCTGGTTGGAGCAGGTGAGAAGCTGTTGTACCACGGGACAACCCAGGACAACTGTGACTCCATCATGAAAACTGGGTTCAACAGGAGCTTTGCTGGACAAAATG CAACTGCATGTGGTCATGGAACCTACTTTGCTGTAAACGCAAGCTACTCAGCCAACTCCAGGTATGCTAAGCCAGCTGCTGATGGTTCTCAGTTAATGTTTGTGGCCCGAGTCCTGACTGGTTCCTACACTGTGGGCCAAAGTACCATGAAGGTGCCTCCTCCTCACAATGACCAGCAGCCCCATGACCGCTACGACAGCTTGGTGGATAAAATAGACAACCCCAGCATGTATGTTGTCTTCCATGATAGCCAAGCGTACCCAGACTACCTCATCACCTTCAAGTGA
- the LOC137137382 gene encoding protein mono-ADP-ribosyltransferase PARP14-like isoform X1 — protein MEEYKHSLFFEAQHLTDRDKEKIRRYFQKRRDSGGGDCGMIENTGGNVYKISFSEKEDQERVLQRKFHTISLPSGELRLYVGRTSSPQTPDQAPLQTFAKTGTKSLEKIFKFEIYLLYYLRDNPKAKKILQKQLSCIGCTVDLDFNEEEAVVRGDIEKGPGRGFGAAEKWELQVDRVFIGLTDSYVCHHVLDPKQIRILLQDPSFTTDDIKVYTESGYSVVVGEVEAVREKMKILERSVPTRKELPIVEKQLKLVEEEFIREMRADYPEVKMLISNTMIILEGPDKDVQSGATKLDELMKKVMVKKLKLSTDLVTFIKSTDVVSKYQTRFQQSLRNPVALEVGSDLVLSSLSSGALDEAEAAVLRDLSVSTVQLHGAAAVSPDLDTLKEILIKAKNKANSREVRVDVSFMPGISGTTMTKVRIVGYSDNVNKLKEVLQDYQINQVETQEVLNMSPELVDCFDKILDLIGMKQTKVTLKASQFPYPCVLISGPRFLVQKTRAELNKAITSLTTDTLVLDGPGAQRYFQAEGKTNKEFVESSCQVIIKEQQTVKTKQRSMSSPSPISRTPRPSTSRGRCNTVGSMVVNNTKLEIKVGSLEDEQANVLVVPMLNKQLSSTKIGSCLLSKAGGLITSKFDREAAKCILAPGDVLQVDGPPSLGCSKIYFIECLPWDGARGQSVQALDNGMKRCLDLCVQQGWCSVAFPVIGPGVVLKYPLREAIQVLSDKIRQFGLSASSRSLTSIHVVIKPGYPDSEECYHEAYRHLSLNMNHGDQVIFRSLTSDLDVITITIGGGVKLQVVFGDITNETTDGIVNTTDFINFNDVGVCKDILTVAGPEVEAELKGAKVNRGQIFVSLAGSFPCKAILHVCGEKDAGIIEKLMCDIIQHCEVFDLQSVAIPAICAGAGGMDPGVVAGAIIRGLKTATSTPLHCLTDIRLVLIKIDVFLAFKEEAMQVFSTAAKIRVSELHLPYVQHQPLHANTDLSILHTSSTNLQSVFLFLGSRNNVATAMTKLKDLYQTQCSTQAFTTEQLEGLTQDDITNLKQLVETQGLYMQMDHSGNLIVSGLKDGVNQVTQSINVYIRECLKREMRVREEEDLYTRVVWCLLGANGNWERLPKTANYNLDNGDIAGEIVDAQGLLWTVDLSVMEATRQQSGQTAKLKRLENLPDFTLPLYWDNMAAGEAMKSVVLQSSSPEYRAVKEAFKRTVTKTVMKIERLQNLHLRRAYEALKKQISDKNVLLVGAGEKLLYHGTTQDNCDSIMKTGFNRSFAGQNATACGHGTYFAVNASYSANSRYAKPAADGSQLMFVARVLTGSYTVGQSTMKVPPPHNDQQPHDRYDSLVDKIDNPSMYVVFHDSQAYPDYLITFK, from the exons ATGGAGGAATACAAACATTCACTGTTCTTTGAAGCACAACAtctgacagacagagacaaggaGAAGATCAGGAGATACTTTCAGAAAAGACGAGATTCTGGAGGAGGTGACTGTGGGATGATTGAAAACACCGGAGGCAACGTTTATAAAATCAGTTTCAGTGAAAAAGAAG ACCAGGAACGGGTTTTGCAAAGGAAATTTCATACCATCTCGCTTCCTAGTGGTGAACTCCGTCTGTATGTGGGCCGAACCAGTTCACCACAGACTCCTGACCAGGCACCACTACAG acATTTGCCAAAACAGGCACAAAAAGCCTGGAGAAGATTTTCAAATTTGAGATTTACCTCCTGTATTACCTGAGAGACAACCCTAAAGCCAAGAAGATATTACAGAAACAACTCTCTTGTATCGGCTGCACAGTGGATTTAGATTTTAATGAAGAGGAGGCAGTGGTTAGGGGGGATATTGAGAAGGGGCCTGGAAGAGGTTTTGGTGCAGCAGAGAAATGGGAGTTACAGGTGGATCGGGTCTTTATTGGTCTTACTGACAGCTACGTCTGCCATCATGTGCTTGACCCAAAGCAAATCCGTATCCTGCTTCAGGACCCCTCCTTTACAACCGATGATATCAAAGTGTACACAGAGAGCGGTTATTCTGTGGTTGTTGGAGAAGTTGAGGCTGtgagagagaagatgaaaatCCTGGAAAGGAGTGTGCCCACCCGGAAGGAACTTCCAATTGTGGAGAAGCAGCTGAAACTGGTAGAAGAAGAGTTTATTCGAGAAATGCGTGCAGATTACCCAGAAGTTAAAATGCTCATATCTAACACCATGATCATCTTGGAGGGACCTGACAAGGATGTGCAGTCAGGAGCTACAAAACTTGATGAACTGATGAAAAAAGTAATGGTAAAGAAACTTAAGCTCTCTACTGATTTAGTAACCTTTATAAAATCCACTGATGTTGTCTCCAAGTACCAGACTCGCTTCCAGCAGAGCCTCAGAAATCCTGTTGCTCTGGAGGTGGGATCAGACCTGGTTCTTTCCAGTTTGTCCTCTGGTGCCCTGGATGAAGCTGAGGCAGCAGTACTCAGAGACCTGAGTGTGAGCACTGTGCAGCTGCACGGTGCTGCGGCTGTATCTCCAGATCTAGACACTCTGAAAGAAATCCTCATTAAAGCCAAGAACAAGGCAAACAGTCGAGAGGTCCGAGTGGACGTCAGCTTCATGCCAGGTATCAGTGGAACAACGATGACTAAGGTTCGAATTGTTGGCTACAGTGACAATGTGAACAAGCTTAAGGAAGTTCTGCAGGACTACCAGATAAACCAGGTTGAGACACAGGAGGTGCTGAACATGTCTCCTGAACTTGTTGACTGTTTTGATAAAATCTTAGACCTGATTGGGATGAAGCAGACCAAGGTGACGCTGAAAGCTTCACAATTTCCATATCCTTGTGTGCTCATTTCTGGGCCTCGTTTTTTGGTACAGAAGACCCGGGCGGAATTAAACAAAGCTATAACCAGTCTGACAACAGACACACTAGTTCTTGATGGACCAGGGGCTCAGCGATACTTCCAGGCAGAGGGTAAAACGAACAAGGAGTTCGTAGAGAGTTCCTGTCAGGTTATTATCAAGGAACAACAAACCGTGAAAACTAAACAACGAAGCATGAGCAGCCCCAGCCCCATCAGTAGGACACCCAGACCTTCCACCTCCAGAGGCCGTTGCAATACTGTTGGAAGCATGGTGGTCAACAACACAAAATTAGAGATCAAAGTTGGGAGTTTAGAGGATGAGCAG GCAAATGTATTGGTGGTCCCCATGCTCAACAAACAGCTTTCTTCTACAAAGATTGGTTCATGTCTGTTGAGTAAAGCAGGAGGGTTGATCACATCAAAGTTTGACAGAGAGGCAGCAAAATGTATCCTAGCCCCCGGTGATGTTCTGCAGGTTGATGGTCCTCCATCCCTGGGCTGTTCTAAAATCTATTTCATTGAGTGTCTCCCATGGGATGGAGCCAGAGGACAGAGTGTGCAG GCTCTCGATAATGGAATGAAGAGGTGTTTGGACCTCTGTGTACAGCAGGGCTGGTGCTCAGTGGCCTTTCCAGTCATCGGACCAGGGGTGGTTTTAAAATACCCACTAAGAGAAGCCATACAAGTGCTGTCAGACAAAATTCGACAGTTTGGATTATCTGCATCCTCTAGGTCTCTCACCAGCATCCATGTTGTTATTAAACCTGGCTATCCTGACTCTGAGGAG tgcTACCATGAGGCCTACAGACATCTAAGCTTAAACATGAACCACGGAGACCAAG TGATCTTCAGGTCCCTTACCAGTGATCTCGATGTGATCACCATAACCATCGGAGGCGGTGTTAAACTACAGGTGGTGTTTGGTGACATCACCAATGAGACTACAGATGGCATTGTGAACACGACTgactttattaattttaatgatG TTGGCGTGTGCAAAGATATTTTAACTGTGGCTGGACCTGAGGTGGAGGCAGAACTGAAAGGAG CAAAAGTGAACCGAGGACAGATTTTTGTTTCCCTGGCTGGATCATTTCCCTGTAAAGCCATTTTACATGTGTGTGGAGAAAAAGATGCAGGCATCATTGAAAAACTAATGTGTGACATAATTCAACATTGTGAAGTCTTTGATTTACAGTCTGTGGCCATTCCTGCCATCTGTGCTG GAGCTGGTGGGATGGACCCTGGTGTGGTGGCAGGAGCCATCATTCGAGGCTTAAAAACTGCCACATCCACTCCCCTTCACTGTCTCACTGACATCCGCCTTGTCCTGATTAAGATAGATGTGTTCCTGGCTTTTAAGGAGGAGGCAATGCAGGTGTTCTCCACAGCTGCAAAGATCAGAG TGTCAGAACTTCACTTGCCTTATGTACAACACCAACCgctgcatgcaaacacagaccTAAGTATCCTCCACACCAGTTCAACAAATCTACAGTCAGTCTTCCTGTTCCTGGGATCTAGAAACAATGTCGCCACTGCCATGACAAAGCTGAAAGATCTATATCAGACCCAGTGCTCCACACAAGCGTTTACAACGGAGCAACTGGAAGGCCTTACACAGGACGACATTACGAATCTGAAGCAGTTGGTGGAAACTCAAGGTCTGTACATGCAGATGGATCATTCTGGCAACTTAATTGTGAGTGGGTTAAAAGATGGGGTTAACCAAGTGACACAGTCAATTAATGTGTATATACGCGAATGCCTCAAAAGAGAGATGAGagtcagagaggaggaggatttGTACACACGTGTGGTTTGGTGCCTCCTGGGAGCTAATGGAAACTGGGAAAGACTCCCCAAAACAGCCAATTACAACCTGGACAATGGTGATATCGCAGGAGAGATAGTGGATGCTCAAGGCCTTTTGTGGACTGTGGATCTAAGTGTGATGGAGGCCACAAGACAGCAAAGTGGACAAACAGCAAAGTTGAAGAGACTTGAGAATCTACCAG aCTTCACTCTCCCTCTGTACTGGGACAACATGGCTGCTGGCGAGGCCATGAAGAGTGTTGTTCTGCAGTCTTCCTCTCCAGAGTACCGGGCAGTAAAGGAGGCATTCAAACGTACTGTCACCAAGACTGTGATGAAG ATCGAGCGTTTGCAGAACCTTCACCTACGTCGCGCCTATGAAGCACTGAAGAAGCAAATTTCTGATAAGAATGTACTGCTGGTTGGAGCAGGTGAGAAGCTGTTGTACCACGGGACAACCCAGGACAACTGTGACTCCATCATGAAAACTGGGTTCAACAGGAGCTTTGCTGGACAAAATG CAACTGCATGTGGTCATGGAACCTACTTTGCTGTAAACGCAAGCTACTCAGCCAACTCCAGGTATGCTAAGCCAGCTGCTGATGGTTCTCAGTTAATGTTTGTGGCCCGAGTCCTGACTGGTTCCTACACTGTGGGCCAAAGTACCATGAAGGTGCCTCCTCCTCACAATGACCAGCAGCCCCATGACCGCTACGACAGCTTGGTGGATAAAATAGACAACCCCAGCATGTATGTTGTCTTCCATGATAGCCAAGCGTACCCAGACTACCTCATCACCTTCAAGTGA
- the f13a1b gene encoding coagulation factor XIII A chain, protein MSDQSTTVAPSVPPPPPTGPPPKVTNRGRTVAPTASSNFEAADVPEFERFDVAGPRGPGMPSLAEYLDIWDVDMLKKPDESNKTNHHTSLYQSDYLIVRRGQEFQIKITFNRPYKLAEDKFAVEFVIGSSPQFSKGTYNPVFPTKERQTSWSGRITDESDNVITMGITPAANCIVGKYHMYVAVMTPFGIRRTKRENSRDLYILFNPWVSADAVFLDDEEERKECVMTEMGIIYHGAYDDISERNWNYGQFNYGVLDACLYIMDRSEMPIINRGDPIKVTRQASAMLNSHDEDGVLVGNWTGDYTYGVAPTSWTGSTDILLTYASSKLPVCFAQCWVYAAVFNTFLRCLGIPSRVVTNYYSAHDNDGNLKTDILLDENGRIDRNRTKDSIWNYHCWNECYMSRPDLPPGFGGWQVVDATPQETSDGMYRCGPASVNAIKHGQLCFPFDAAFVFAEVNSDVVFYSRRKDGTMQAVKVDRTHVGRMILTKAAGDMTRRNIIDQYKFPEGTTEERTVLEKAEEFGCKREKSELPVADVDLILPTLEISVGDNFDLSLEFVNRSDQQRTVDTYVSGNVVYYTGVNSSEFLFRNPTVKIGPNNSVKEVIVVQSKNYMRHLVEQANLNFIVTGKVKETGHIVSVMKVITLHNPKVIVEVSGGGRVNEEMMATVQFTNPFTITLEDVYIRMEGPGIMPPKTKYYSLITGGSSLIWTEFFTPHRPGSTRVFATLDCPALRQVFGEASVTINP, encoded by the exons ATGTCTGATCAAAGTACCACCGTGGCTCCCTctgttccacctcctcctcccactgGACCCCCTCCCAAGGTGACGAACCGTGGCCGCACTGTGGCTCCCACCGCCAGCTCCAACTTTGAGGCAGCAGATGTCCCTGAGTTTGAGCGCTTTGATGTTGCGGGCCCGAGAGGACCTGGTATGCCGTCTCTGGCTg AGTACCTTGACATCTGGGATGTAGACATGTTGAAGAAGCCAGATGAGAGCAACAAGACTAATCACCACACCTCTCTGTACCAGTCTGACTATCTCATTGTCCGCCGGGGACAAGAATTCCAGATCAAGATCACCTTCAACCGTCCTTACAAACTGGCTGAGGATAAATTTGCTGTGGAGTTTGTTATTG GCTCCAGCCCTCAGTTCAGCAAGGGCACCTACAACCCTGTCTTCCCCACCAAGGAACGTCAGACCTCCTGGTCGGGCCGCATCACAGATGAATCTGACAATGTGATCACCATGGGTATCACTCCTGCAGCCAACTGCATCGTGGGAAAATACCACATGTACGTTGCCGTGATGACACCCTTTGGCATCCGCAGGACAAAACGGGAAAACAGCAGAGATCTGTACATCCTTTTCAACCCTTGGGTGTCAG CTGATGCCGTTTTTCTGGATgatgaggaagagaggaaggagTGCGTAATGACTGAGATGGGGATCATCTACCATGGCGCCTACGATGACATCTCTGAGAGAAACTGGAACTATGGACAG ttCAACTATGGAGTCCTGGATGCCTGTCTGTACATCATGGACAGGTCTGAGATGCCCATCATTAACAGAGGTGACCCCATCAAGGTGACCAGGCAGGCCTCTGCTATG CTGAACTCTCATGATGAGGACGGTGTGTTGGTGGGAAACTGGACTGGTGACTACACCTATGGAGTGGCTCCCACTTCCTGGACTGGCAGCACAGACATCCTGCTCACCTACGCCAGCAGCAAATTGCCCGTCTGCTTCGCTCAGTGCTGGGTCTACGCAGCTGTCTTCAACACTT TCCTACGCTGTCTGGGCATCCCGTCCCGGGTTGTCACCAACTACTACTCTGCCCATGACAATGATGGAAACCTGAAGACCGACATCCTCTTGGATGAGAATGGCAGGATTGACCGCAATCGTACCAAGGACTCCATCTG GAACTATCACTGCTGGAATGAGTGCTACATGTCCAGACCAGACCTCCCACCTGGTTTTGGAGGTTGGCAAGTTGTGGATGCAACGCCACAGGAAACCAGTGATg GCATGTACAGATGTGGTCCTGCATCTGTCAACGCCATCAAACACGGACAGTTATGCTTCCCCTTTGATGCTGCCTTTGTGTTTGCTGAG GTAAACAGCGATGTGGTGTTTTACTCCCGGAGGAAAGACGGGACCATGCAGGCAGTCAAAGTGGACCGGACTCATGTAGGCCGTATGATATTGACCAAAGCTGCAGGAGACATGACCCGCCGCAACATCATTGATCAGTATAAGTTCCCTGAAG GCACCACAGAGGAGCGGACCGTCTTGGAAAAAGCAGAGGAGTTTGgctgcaaaagagaaaaatccGAACTTCCTGTGGCTGACGTGGATCTGATCCTGCCCACCCTGGAGATCAGCGTGGGTGACAACTTTGATCTGAGCCTGGAGTTTGTAAACCGAAGCGACCAGCAGCGCACCGTGGACACCTATGTCAGTGGGAACGTGGTGTATTACACCGGGGTCAACAGCTCTGAGTTCCTGTTCAGAAATCCCACAGTGAAGATTGGTCCTAACAACA GTGTGAAAGAGGTGATCGTGGTCCAGTCTAAAAACTACATGAGGCATCTGGTGGAGCAGGCCAATCTTAACTTTATCGTTACTGGGAAGGTCAAGGAGACCGGCCACATTGTCAGTGTCATGAAAGTCATCACCCTGCACAATCCCAAAGTCATTGTCGAG GTATCTGGTGGAGGCAGAGTAAATGAAGAGATGATGGCGACTGTGCAGTTTACAAACCCCTTCACCATCACCCTGGAGGACGTCTACATTCGCATGGAAGGTCCTGGGATCATGCCGCCCAAGACCAAATATTATAG TCTGATCACAGGAGGCTCCTCTCTGATTTGGACTGAGTTTTTCACCCCGCACAGGCCTGGTTCCACCCGGGTGTTTGCTACTCTGGACTGTCCGGCCCTTAGGCAGGTCTTCGGTGAAGCGTCTGTCACCATCAATCCCTGA
- the LOC137137144 gene encoding putative C-type lectin domain family 20 member A → MGQCSFFTCQLYEFHFIKENKTWDEAQNYCREKYTDLATVSNMTDMKRLLNSIESQDEAWIGLHSYPANNSRAWHWSLPGVEFYENKTRWDAGQPDDHGGQLENCAVMTDNKWSDYPCTRSLKFICYNGEDVSVFKLKLFMTSSCQTFVCYFYIYIFAQNMVIQIHFVLIYFDPYYTETNQSNTTCHMISDTMTWSQAQSYCRVNHTDLISGLDQLDNCAESRSDMSGTNMWIGLFRDTWMWSDGSSFSFRYWESLSTNDLVDGQSNKNCATTVLNRAGKWSFDYCINTKPFICYGALKMKQHLVELTLSVNVPTVDMEDPAVAEALLKQLEEKFRGKGISVKLSWRRLPEKSNTKPALEQCGP, encoded by the exons ATGG ggCAGTGTTCCTTCTTCACTTGCCAACTCTATGAGTTCCATTTTATTAAAGAGAATAAAACTTGGGATGAAGCCCAGAACTACTGTAGAGAAAAGTACACAGACCTGGCCACAGTGTCTAACATGACAGACATGAAGAGACTTCTTAACTCTATAGAGAGTCAAGATGAAGCCTGGATCGGTCTGCACAGCTACCCAGCAAACAACAGCAGGGCATGGCACTGGTCACTGCCAGGAGTGGAGTtctatgaaaacaaaacacgaTGGGATGCAGGTCAGCCGGATGATCATGGAGGACAACTTGAGAACTGTGCAGTTATGACTGACAACAAATGGAGTGATTACCCTTGTACTCGTTCATTAAAATTTATCTGCTACAATGGTGAGGATGTTTCGGTTTTTAAGCTTAAACTGTTCATGACATCATCCTGTCAAACATTCGTTtgctatttttacatttacatttttgctcaaaat ATGGTGATACAAATCCACTTTGTGCTCATCTATTTTGATCCAtattacacagaaacaaaccaatCCAACACAACATGTCACATGATCAGTGATACGATGACCTGGTCACAGGCTCAGAGCTACTGCAGAGTAAATCACACAGACCTGATCAGTGGACTTGATCAGTTGGATAATTGTGCAGAGTCTAGATCTGACATGTCTGGAACCAACATGTGGATCGGTCTGTTCAGAGACACCTGGATGTGGTCAGATGGAAGTAGTTTCTCTTTCAGATACTGGGAAAGTTTATCAACCAACGATCTGGTTGATGGACAAAGTAACAAGAATTGTGCCACGACTGTATTaaacagagcaggaaaatgGAGCTTTGATTATTGTATTAATACAAAGCCCTTCATCTGCTATGGTG CCCTCAAGATGAAGCAACATTTGGTGGAATTGACCCTGAGTGTTAATGTCCCCACTGTGGACATGGAGGACCCTGCTGTGGCTGAGGCCCTATTGAAAcag CTAGAAGAAAAGTTCAGAGGAAAAGGTATATCTGTAAAACTGAGCTGGAGGAGGCTGCCTgagaaaagcaacacaaaaccaGCACTTGAACAGTGTGGTCCATAA